The following coding sequences are from one Granulicella arctica window:
- a CDS encoding aspartyl/asparaginyl beta-hydroxylase domain-containing protein — translation MRFDRVLLRADLAEIGEFEWCMHFNSRDFEGEWSGVALRSRSARVDDILPAGRAKDFVDTPLMARCPNLRAVVEAFSLPLKSVRLLRLHAGSQVKEHRDSDLGLAEGEVRIHVPIVTNERVEFIVGGRQLRLCEGDAWYIDFSQPHRIDNMGTEHRVHLILDGELDAWARKMLEDASREIVTESFEPEGLAEFRRFQRVVFDDVNLRNFLVTFRDSTQLLDAAVAAGRERGFDFRRADAESILTRNRQEWMMRSATL, via the coding sequence ATGCGTTTTGATCGAGTGCTGCTGCGGGCTGACCTGGCGGAGATTGGTGAGTTCGAATGGTGCATGCACTTTAATTCCAGGGACTTCGAAGGCGAGTGGAGCGGCGTTGCGCTGCGCTCGCGAAGTGCCCGGGTCGACGATATTCTACCGGCGGGGAGAGCGAAAGACTTTGTCGATACACCGCTGATGGCGCGCTGCCCGAACCTGCGGGCGGTGGTCGAAGCATTCTCGCTACCATTGAAGTCGGTTCGGCTTTTAAGGTTGCATGCGGGCTCACAGGTGAAGGAGCATCGGGATAGTGACCTCGGCCTGGCGGAGGGGGAGGTGCGAATCCATGTGCCGATCGTGACGAATGAGCGGGTCGAGTTTATCGTGGGTGGACGGCAGTTGCGGCTCTGCGAGGGCGATGCTTGGTACATCGATTTTTCGCAGCCGCATCGGATCGACAACATGGGTACGGAGCATCGCGTGCATTTGATCCTTGATGGGGAGCTAGACGCATGGGCGAGGAAGATGCTCGAAGACGCTTCGCGTGAGATCGTTACGGAGAGTTTTGAACCTGAAGGTCTGGCGGAGTTCCGACGCTTTCAACGAGTGGTCTTTGACGACGTGAACCTGAGAAATTTCTTGGTGACGTTTAGAGACTCGACACAGTTGTTGGACGCTGCGGTTGCAGCTGGACGTGAGCGCGGCTTCGATTTTAGGCGAGCGGACGCCGAGTCGATTCTCACGCGCAATCGGCAGGAGTGGATGATGCGGTCGGCGACACTTTGA
- a CDS encoding sulfotransferase, whose translation MDDAVGDTLITAGWIPMQFAWGEKGAEVRWTRLGERRLLDPFFEQTMQREMVHPFHHLFRLESSADQMTEWMDSKPTVPLAGIIFHMSRCGSTLIAQMLAASEDHIVAAEPAPLDGVLRAHLHDTTLPRAKQLCWLRGMVAALGQKRAGGEQKFFLKLDCWHVHQIDLLREAFPEVPFLFLYREPVEVMVSHAKMPAAWTVPGMLNPLALMLQRNDWDPQQLEVYCARALAKICEGGLVAAQRYGAKLVNYEELPLAMFGRLFRQLNLGLEQIPAMLEKSQRNAKSPQEPFAADAKTKRDEATERVRTVTEEYLRPVFRLLELERGRQLEAEAAAQQV comes from the coding sequence GTGGATGATGCGGTCGGCGACACTTTGATTACGGCAGGCTGGATTCCGATGCAGTTTGCATGGGGAGAGAAGGGCGCGGAGGTGCGCTGGACGCGGCTCGGCGAGAGACGTCTGCTCGATCCATTTTTCGAGCAGACCATGCAGCGGGAGATGGTGCATCCGTTTCATCACCTTTTTCGGCTGGAGAGCAGCGCCGATCAGATGACGGAGTGGATGGACAGTAAACCGACCGTGCCACTCGCCGGGATTATTTTTCATATGTCGCGCTGCGGTTCCACGCTGATTGCGCAGATGCTCGCGGCCAGCGAAGATCATATCGTAGCTGCGGAACCGGCTCCGCTCGACGGTGTGCTACGAGCGCATTTGCACGACACCACGCTGCCGCGGGCAAAGCAGTTGTGCTGGCTGCGCGGTATGGTGGCTGCTCTGGGACAGAAGCGGGCGGGCGGCGAGCAGAAGTTTTTTCTCAAACTAGATTGCTGGCATGTGCACCAGATTGATCTGCTGCGAGAAGCGTTTCCGGAAGTGCCCTTTCTGTTTCTCTATCGGGAGCCGGTAGAAGTGATGGTGTCGCATGCAAAGATGCCGGCAGCATGGACGGTGCCCGGTATGCTGAATCCGCTTGCCCTCATGCTGCAGCGTAATGACTGGGACCCGCAACAACTGGAGGTCTACTGCGCACGGGCCTTGGCGAAGATCTGTGAAGGCGGCTTGGTGGCGGCGCAGCGATACGGAGCAAAGCTGGTGAACTATGAAGAGCTTCCGCTGGCGATGTTCGGTCGCTTGTTTCGTCAACTGAATTTGGGTTTGGAGCAGATACCAGCGATGCTCGAGAAGTCTCAACGTAACGCGAAGAGCCCGCAGGAGCCCTTCGCTGCAGATGCGAAGACGAAGCGAGATGAGGCTACAGAACGGGTGCGAACGGTAACGGAAGAGTATCTGCGACCCGTCTTTCGACTGCTGGAGTTGGAGAGAGGGCGGCAGTTGGAAGCTGAAGCGGCAGCACAACAAGTCTGA
- the cysC gene encoding adenylyl-sulfate kinase — MTSAESGTLHPGVIIWFTGLSGAGKTTLCRCIAQTLSSHRLKNVLLDGDEIRATISSDLGFTRTDREENMCRLAALASFHALQGVIVLVAAIAPYRGLREHHRSASPVPFLEAFVDAPLTICEARDPKGLYRAARAGTIQRFTGIGDVYEPPLHPDIHCCTSRETITQSCLKVLDALRLVVLPLQLPTAALSPTPAVERRVADTLPLPFAPVL, encoded by the coding sequence ATGACCAGCGCTGAATCAGGCACGCTTCATCCCGGCGTCATCATCTGGTTCACAGGCCTTAGCGGCGCGGGCAAGACCACGCTTTGTCGCTGCATCGCTCAGACTCTAAGCAGCCACCGTCTGAAAAACGTCTTGCTCGATGGCGACGAGATCCGCGCCACCATATCTTCTGATCTCGGGTTCACCCGCACCGACCGTGAAGAAAATATGTGTCGGCTGGCCGCTCTTGCTTCCTTCCACGCATTACAGGGAGTGATTGTCCTGGTCGCCGCCATCGCTCCCTACCGTGGGCTCCGCGAGCATCATCGAAGCGCTTCCCCCGTACCCTTCCTCGAAGCGTTTGTTGATGCCCCACTCACTATCTGCGAGGCCCGCGACCCGAAAGGTCTTTACCGTGCCGCCCGCGCCGGCACAATCCAGCGTTTCACCGGCATCGGTGACGTGTACGAGCCACCGCTTCATCCTGACATTCACTGCTGCACCAGCCGCGAGACTATCACTCAAAGCTGCCTCAAGGTCCTCGACGCACTCAGACTTGTTGTGCTGCCGCTTCAGCTTCCAACTGCCGCCCTCTCTCCAACTCCAGCAGTCGAAAGACGGGTCGCAGATACTCTTCCGTTACCGTTCGCACCCGTTCTGTAG
- a CDS encoding GNAT family N-acetyltransferase — protein sequence MNLHLQPARPEDALFLEVLFRDVHEPEFAPLQLPPQALAQLIAMQFRAQSLGYASQYPDAQDHIVIVGDEAAGRLLIHRDSQQIQLIDIALLARFRNQGLGSELLRLLIQEAAQVASVLRLTVRFDNAALRLYQKKGFIRTGGDGLNLAMEWRAEAPCINPSFPIAQPMEPAEQGFTGTYFLSLAGQTFTANDQMGTSIPLLLETVNIFHGQVSTEDSFSLQFTGPLMPVLRSECVELTPPAADPMELFLVANGPAQGRMRYEAIFNRAVPW from the coding sequence ATGAACCTTCATCTGCAACCCGCTCGTCCGGAAGACGCTCTGTTTCTGGAAGTGTTGTTCCGCGACGTGCACGAGCCTGAATTTGCTCCTCTTCAGCTTCCTCCTCAGGCTTTGGCTCAGCTTATCGCCATGCAGTTTCGTGCCCAGTCACTCGGCTACGCCTCCCAGTACCCCGATGCCCAGGACCATATCGTAATTGTTGGAGACGAGGCTGCCGGAAGGCTGCTCATCCACCGCGATTCGCAGCAGATTCAACTGATAGATATTGCACTGCTCGCACGATTCCGCAATCAAGGTCTCGGTTCCGAACTGCTCCGGCTCCTTATTCAAGAGGCCGCACAAGTCGCGTCCGTCCTCCGCCTCACCGTTCGCTTCGATAACGCCGCACTTCGCCTATATCAGAAGAAAGGCTTTATCCGTACCGGCGGCGACGGCCTGAACCTCGCAATGGAGTGGCGCGCCGAGGCACCCTGTATCAATCCCTCATTCCCGATAGCACAGCCGATGGAACCGGCCGAGCAGGGCTTCACCGGAACCTACTTCCTCTCGCTGGCTGGTCAGACGTTCACGGCGAACGATCAAATGGGCACATCCATTCCACTCCTGCTCGAAACCGTCAATATCTTTCACGGTCAAGTGTCGACTGAAGATAGCTTTTCGCTACAGTTCACCGGCCCTCTCATGCCTGTACTTCGGTCGGAGTGCGTAGAACTGACTCCACCCGCAGCCGATCCCATGGAACTCTTTTTGGTGGCCAACGGTCCCGCACAGGGCCGGATGCGCTATGAGGCAATCTTCAACCGTGCGGTCCCTTGGTGA
- a CDS encoding phage tail protein, translated as MSEPFIGEVRIFGFNFAPRNWAFCRGQLIAIAQNTALFSLLGTTYGGDGRTTFALPNLQGNIPVSSGQGPGLSPYSLGQQSGSTGVTLLTTSLPGHSHTLPAGAAATTPTPAANTFLGAGARGKTIYSTTTDGTTMNAAAVATAGGNQPHNNMMPYVAMNYCICLTGIFPSRN; from the coding sequence ATGTCCGAACCTTTTATCGGGGAAGTCCGCATCTTCGGTTTCAACTTTGCACCACGCAATTGGGCGTTCTGCCGCGGACAACTCATAGCAATCGCCCAGAACACTGCCCTCTTTTCGCTCCTCGGAACCACCTACGGCGGCGACGGTCGAACTACCTTCGCTCTGCCCAATCTGCAAGGCAATATTCCGGTCAGCTCCGGCCAGGGTCCGGGGCTCTCCCCGTACAGTCTCGGCCAGCAAAGTGGATCGACTGGAGTCACCCTGCTGACCACCAGCCTTCCTGGCCACTCGCATACGCTTCCCGCAGGTGCTGCTGCCACTACCCCAACTCCTGCTGCCAATACCTTCCTCGGTGCCGGAGCAAGGGGCAAGACTATCTACTCCACGACTACCGACGGAACCACCATGAATGCAGCCGCCGTCGCCACTGCCGGCGGCAATCAGCCTCACAACAACATGATGCCGTACGTCGCGATGAACTATTGCATTTGTCTTACGGGCATCTTTCCATCGCGCAACTAG
- a CDS encoding phage tail protein: MALSYIGEIRLVGFNFAPRGWILCQGQLLSIAQYETLFVLIGTTYGGDGQTTFGLPDLRGRTPVHFGTSTSGASYTAGLLTGQESVTLTAAQVATHTHGLSTQPAAGTSPSPSGGFFAGASSSYYSTSSSGATAAVLLPGPVSPQPHSNLQPYLCLNYAISLEGVFPSRN; encoded by the coding sequence ATGGCACTCTCCTACATCGGTGAAATTCGCCTGGTTGGCTTCAACTTTGCTCCCCGCGGCTGGATACTCTGCCAGGGCCAGCTTCTGTCGATAGCGCAATACGAGACGCTCTTTGTCCTGATTGGCACGACCTACGGCGGCGATGGCCAGACCACCTTCGGACTTCCCGACCTGCGCGGACGCACCCCAGTTCATTTTGGCACCTCCACTAGCGGAGCTTCCTATACAGCCGGCCTGCTGACGGGCCAGGAGAGTGTCACTCTGACTGCCGCGCAGGTAGCCACGCACACCCACGGCCTTAGTACGCAGCCCGCTGCTGGAACAAGTCCATCACCATCCGGAGGTTTCTTCGCAGGTGCCTCTTCCTCCTATTACAGCACCTCCAGCAGTGGCGCCACGGCTGCCGTGTTGCTGCCTGGTCCGGTCTCGCCACAGCCACATTCCAATCTTCAACCCTACCTTTGCTTGAACTACGCCATCAGTCTCGAAGGTGTGTTTCCCAGCCGTAACTAA
- a CDS encoding phage tail protein codes for MSTPFLGQISTFGFAFAPKGFALCNGQLLPISQNQALFSLLGTTYGGNGTTTFALPNLQGCASLGFGTAVAANYAQGQVGGEVSHTLISNEIPTHTHTAAATNSGASIASAVNAYPTSDTAAKPFNPSVSDGVFMQSSPNSGGQPHSNQSPLLVINFCIALQGIFPSRN; via the coding sequence ATGAGCACACCGTTCCTCGGTCAAATCTCCACCTTCGGTTTTGCCTTCGCCCCCAAAGGCTTCGCCCTGTGCAACGGCCAGCTACTGCCGATCTCGCAAAATCAGGCACTCTTCTCTCTCCTTGGCACCACGTACGGGGGCAATGGCACCACGACCTTTGCCCTGCCAAATCTACAGGGCTGCGCCAGTCTTGGCTTTGGGACCGCAGTCGCGGCCAACTACGCGCAGGGCCAGGTCGGCGGCGAGGTAAGTCACACGCTCATCTCCAATGAGATCCCTACACACACCCACACGGCAGCAGCCACCAACTCGGGAGCGTCCATCGCTTCGGCTGTCAACGCGTATCCAACCTCGGATACGGCGGCGAAGCCTTTCAATCCATCGGTCTCGGACGGGGTCTTTATGCAGTCCAGCCCTAACAGCGGCGGCCAGCCACACTCCAACCAGTCCCCGCTTCTGGTGATCAATTTCTGTATCGCCCTTCAGGGCATCTTCCCGTCGCGCAACTAA
- a CDS encoding beta strand repeat-containing protein produces the protein MLSVSRSLATALLVACCAGAWSASAQQMQYSTLHRDSERALPQTITGGTRALQAKATGARKGLSLAVADFDGDSVRDLVTGYGLADGSGALLLQRGMEAATAPTPREQAMVAAGQFVAPYTAKAEAIAISVHPDLMETADVSGYGHQDLLVAAKGGSTVYLLAGRGDGTFLPARALPFSGPVKALKTWRSPMGQNLIVGSVCGASGCGLQVVAGDGTTVGFAAMPGAVTSMEIAPVNGGNVQDVFAVAGGKAILIDGESLLAGKPDVQTVMREGVVAAVAGYFTYNLDGGMQLAVLGADATMHLFTRGLLNLHQLSPEEVRARRRGLTLTHQSRSPRVHPLKTTGQPWTEVETTPNFGRGTSVGASAPVLIHGHLTGNGNDDLALMERGQYIQMTHVSVADGDMRKTNIVVSIDSTNDPVTAAIATRVAADARMGVVTLGGVTPQIAQLPANRTMNVNTTADSATLNTAACINNTAGCTLRSAIAVVNNDQTNTGGTTIGTTKADTINLPAGTYTLSASNNGQATDIDGDVNIHLDLDGAASIIGAGKTTTIIQTMNTSGHQDNIFDINSGVVNTSSPSFDTYMSGLTIQNGTDTDDLFTNGGSINYQGGLIDWAGDANDALTLVNVVLNNGYCMYNEGGALDGLGLTGNGNVVELDNSTVSNSKTPAEGGAIEIEGNVRVILSGDTISNNTSSQAVTAGYNQGGGLGGGLSTDGPSTGVADLITNTIFSGNTATEGGGGYSAGGGATISGSTFIGNTASGGGALEYDLGNTAMIVTASTFTGNYITVSGTGDGNAVCVDENGGGITNTFTMHYSRLVGNKPPTGTDLAQHDGFALGCNKIVGNVTANIADNWFGCNVVGGNTTGCDGFGVTTGATSNGTFTSTPMTSLSLVLSSTTPIAGATLTATGSLAQDSTGTVYSQANDAAYIGVPASLSVTQHAASPVTSATNLSTLANTLAGIQESVTATVAGTGSATVTVDGCTISQVSAATSSTPFLCNTNTAFNFTVSASDLTVVSAHAGNFKAGDAGDIYTLTATNSGNASSSGTVSVVDTLPSGFSATALTGTGWTCTVSTITCTRSDALAASVSYPAITLTVSIASSDIGTYNNTVAVSGGGETNTSNDTATNPTIVVGQPTISEMFSPAIVAPNASSAVVFTLGNPSANPVSLTGVALSDGLPTNLRVALTPAQTTTCAGGTVTAAANGSTISLSGATIAAGSTCTVQVNVSSAVIGSYINTTGPVTATNSNSGPTATATLNVASSTVALAIAPASPVVSGTVVTLSATVTSTLTSSPALAGVVKFYDTSTTPAALLGTSELSAGNAVIKVVPGVGSHAILAQFQDTNQLPGKTMAQGTLVVTASGNYGTVQSLTAIASGGMYNLTDVSTFYGQVVPGGTVQFRDTTTGTLLGTATPSPLTQTLAAPRSFPSGAAGTGALFSITGDFNKDGLQDVAVANLVEGTVGILLGNGDGTFKPEVSYSAGPEPYQIAVGDFNHDQSVDLVVTNLFANTVSILLGNGDGTFAAPVSYATGHEPYSVTVADLNNDGFLDLVVTNLGDKTVGVLLGNGNGTFTTQTTTAVGTNADTTVAADFNGDGNLDLVVLNGGDNTAGLLLGKGDGTFQTEVTYATGNTPFSATVGDFNGDGLPDLAVANLGGNAVSVLLNAGGGTFTPQVTYATGTEPSSVVALSVDGTGRQSLAVANYTANTVSLLIGNGNGTFQSQVAFPSATAPYQLAVADFNGDGKLDLSVTTFGSNTVNIQLGTQTAIVPLNGVALTGASGSHQVQASYIPGGVDSYSTSLSAIPLVK, from the coding sequence ATGTTATCCGTTAGCCGTTCTCTTGCAACTGCCCTCCTCGTTGCGTGCTGTGCAGGAGCGTGGTCGGCCTCGGCGCAGCAGATGCAGTACAGCACATTGCACCGGGATAGCGAACGTGCGCTGCCGCAGACGATCACCGGCGGAACAAGAGCGCTGCAGGCGAAGGCGACGGGCGCGCGCAAGGGCCTTTCACTGGCGGTGGCAGACTTCGACGGCGACAGCGTAAGGGATCTGGTGACGGGTTATGGACTTGCTGATGGAAGCGGCGCGTTGCTGCTGCAACGCGGGATGGAGGCAGCGACCGCGCCGACGCCAAGGGAGCAGGCGATGGTGGCGGCGGGGCAGTTTGTTGCGCCGTATACCGCAAAAGCAGAGGCGATCGCGATATCGGTGCATCCAGATCTAATGGAAACAGCCGACGTGAGCGGTTATGGACATCAAGACCTTTTGGTTGCGGCAAAGGGTGGAAGCACCGTCTATCTGCTTGCGGGTCGAGGCGATGGAACGTTCTTACCAGCGCGGGCTTTGCCTTTCAGCGGACCGGTGAAGGCGTTGAAGACCTGGCGCAGTCCCATGGGTCAGAACCTGATTGTGGGTTCTGTCTGCGGGGCAAGCGGATGCGGTCTGCAGGTAGTGGCCGGAGATGGGACGACTGTTGGGTTTGCGGCCATGCCTGGTGCGGTGACTTCCATGGAGATTGCGCCGGTAAACGGCGGCAATGTACAAGATGTATTCGCAGTCGCAGGTGGCAAGGCAATCCTGATTGATGGTGAATCATTGCTGGCAGGCAAGCCCGATGTGCAGACTGTGATGCGTGAGGGTGTCGTAGCCGCGGTCGCAGGCTACTTTACCTACAACCTGGACGGAGGAATGCAGCTTGCCGTGCTTGGCGCGGACGCGACGATGCATCTGTTCACGCGGGGACTGTTGAATCTGCATCAACTGAGCCCGGAGGAGGTGCGTGCGCGGCGGCGCGGTCTGACGTTGACGCACCAATCACGCTCACCCCGTGTCCACCCGCTCAAGACGACCGGCCAACCCTGGACGGAGGTGGAGACGACCCCGAATTTTGGACGCGGAACGAGTGTAGGCGCGAGCGCTCCGGTGCTGATCCATGGACACCTTACCGGGAATGGCAACGACGATCTGGCGCTCATGGAGCGCGGCCAGTACATCCAGATGACGCATGTGAGTGTTGCAGATGGCGATATGCGTAAGACAAACATCGTTGTTTCGATCGACTCGACCAACGATCCAGTTACAGCAGCCATAGCGACGCGGGTGGCGGCGGACGCGCGCATGGGGGTAGTGACACTGGGTGGAGTGACGCCGCAGATTGCGCAACTGCCAGCGAACCGCACGATGAACGTCAACACGACCGCAGACTCCGCGACCCTGAATACTGCTGCTTGCATCAACAACACGGCTGGATGCACATTGCGCTCGGCCATCGCGGTGGTCAATAACGATCAGACGAACACGGGGGGAACGACCATTGGGACGACAAAAGCCGACACCATCAACCTGCCCGCAGGTACGTACACGCTATCAGCTTCTAATAACGGCCAAGCTACTGACATCGACGGTGATGTAAACATCCACCTCGATCTTGATGGTGCTGCAAGCATCATTGGGGCGGGGAAGACAACAACGATCATCCAGACCATGAACACAAGTGGACACCAGGACAACATCTTCGACATCAACTCCGGCGTCGTGAACACTAGCAGCCCTTCCTTCGATACCTACATGTCAGGGCTGACCATCCAGAATGGAACTGACACGGATGATCTCTTCACAAATGGCGGGAGCATTAACTATCAAGGTGGCTTAATTGACTGGGCAGGCGATGCCAACGATGCTCTGACGCTGGTGAACGTGGTGCTGAACAACGGCTATTGCATGTACAACGAAGGGGGAGCCCTGGATGGACTTGGGCTTACTGGCAATGGCAACGTGGTCGAGCTCGATAACTCCACGGTTTCGAACTCCAAAACGCCTGCGGAGGGCGGCGCGATCGAGATTGAAGGGAATGTACGGGTGATCCTGAGCGGGGACACGATCTCGAACAACACCTCTAGTCAGGCTGTGACTGCGGGGTATAACCAGGGTGGCGGACTAGGCGGCGGGTTGAGCACCGACGGGCCATCCACGGGCGTCGCAGATTTGATTACAAACACGATCTTCTCAGGTAATACAGCGACTGAAGGTGGAGGCGGGTACAGCGCAGGCGGAGGCGCGACCATTAGCGGATCAACCTTCATAGGCAACACGGCATCCGGGGGCGGAGCTCTTGAATACGACCTTGGGAACACGGCCATGATCGTAACCGCTTCCACCTTCACAGGGAACTACATCACTGTAAGTGGTACGGGAGATGGCAACGCGGTCTGCGTCGACGAGAATGGTGGCGGCATCACGAATACTTTCACGATGCACTACTCGCGCCTCGTCGGCAACAAGCCGCCGACGGGTACGGACCTGGCGCAGCACGATGGTTTTGCCCTGGGCTGTAACAAGATTGTAGGAAATGTTACTGCAAATATCGCCGACAACTGGTTCGGTTGCAATGTTGTTGGCGGCAACACGACTGGTTGCGATGGCTTCGGAGTCACCACCGGTGCGACCTCCAATGGGACATTTACCAGCACCCCAATGACATCCCTGTCTTTGGTCTTGAGCAGCACGACGCCTATCGCGGGTGCGACTCTCACGGCCACTGGTAGTTTGGCGCAGGATTCGACAGGGACTGTGTATTCGCAAGCTAATGATGCTGCCTACATCGGCGTGCCGGCGTCGCTCAGCGTTACGCAACATGCCGCTTCGCCCGTTACCTCTGCCACGAACCTGAGCACCCTTGCTAACACGCTTGCAGGCATACAGGAATCGGTGACGGCGACTGTTGCCGGCACGGGTTCGGCTACGGTCACGGTAGATGGTTGCACGATCTCCCAGGTAAGCGCGGCCACGAGTAGCACTCCATTCCTTTGCAATACGAACACGGCCTTCAACTTTACAGTGTCGGCTTCCGATTTGACTGTGGTCAGCGCACACGCTGGCAACTTCAAAGCTGGGGATGCCGGCGATATTTACACCCTGACGGCGACGAATAGTGGCAATGCTTCTAGCAGCGGCACGGTTTCAGTGGTCGATACGCTGCCATCCGGATTTTCAGCAACGGCGCTTACGGGCACGGGTTGGACCTGCACGGTTTCGACGATCACCTGCACGCGGTCCGATGCGTTGGCGGCAAGTGTCAGCTATCCAGCGATCACGCTGACGGTGAGTATTGCGAGCAGTGACATCGGCACTTATAACAACACGGTTGCCGTTTCGGGCGGCGGCGAGACGAACACCTCGAATGACACGGCAACTAATCCGACGATCGTAGTAGGGCAACCGACCATCTCCGAAATGTTCTCTCCTGCAATTGTGGCACCCAACGCCAGTTCGGCAGTAGTGTTTACACTGGGCAATCCAAGCGCAAACCCTGTTTCACTGACGGGAGTTGCCCTCAGCGATGGCCTGCCGACCAATCTGAGGGTTGCTTTGACCCCTGCACAGACAACGACCTGCGCCGGCGGCACGGTCACGGCGGCAGCGAACGGCAGCACGATCAGCCTCTCCGGCGCGACCATTGCGGCAGGCTCAACCTGTACCGTTCAGGTAAATGTGAGTTCGGCAGTCATCGGGAGTTACATCAACACGACGGGACCTGTGACGGCAACCAACAGTAACTCCGGGCCGACTGCTACGGCAACGCTTAATGTGGCCTCCAGTACGGTCGCGCTTGCCATAGCCCCGGCATCGCCAGTAGTCTCTGGAACTGTCGTCACGCTGAGCGCGACAGTCACGTCAACACTTACCTCGAGTCCGGCGCTGGCCGGAGTCGTCAAGTTCTACGACACCTCCACAACTCCTGCGGCGCTGCTGGGTACTTCTGAATTAAGTGCCGGCAACGCCGTGATCAAGGTGGTTCCCGGCGTTGGCAGCCATGCAATCCTTGCACAGTTCCAAGATACAAATCAGCTACCCGGAAAGACCATGGCACAGGGGACACTCGTTGTCACTGCGTCAGGGAACTATGGTACCGTCCAGTCGCTTACCGCCATCGCGTCGGGTGGCATGTATAACCTGACCGATGTTTCAACTTTCTACGGACAGGTGGTTCCGGGCGGAACCGTTCAGTTCCGCGACACGACGACTGGGACGCTGCTCGGGACAGCCACGCCTTCACCGCTCACACAAACGCTTGCGGCACCAAGGTCCTTTCCTTCAGGGGCAGCAGGAACGGGAGCACTCTTTTCGATAACCGGTGACTTCAACAAGGATGGATTGCAGGACGTTGCAGTTGCAAATTTGGTGGAGGGTACCGTTGGTATTCTCCTGGGCAACGGAGACGGAACCTTCAAGCCTGAAGTGTCTTACAGTGCTGGACCCGAGCCTTACCAGATTGCTGTTGGCGATTTCAACCACGATCAGAGCGTTGATCTCGTCGTCACCAACCTCTTCGCTAACACTGTGAGTATTTTGCTGGGCAATGGCGACGGAACCTTCGCTGCACCGGTGTCTTATGCCACAGGTCACGAGCCTTATTCTGTCACGGTCGCTGACCTAAACAACGACGGATTTCTGGATCTCGTCGTGACGAACCTTGGTGATAAGACAGTTGGCGTCTTGCTTGGAAATGGAAACGGCACCTTCACGACACAAACCACCACCGCTGTCGGTACTAACGCCGACACTACCGTCGCTGCTGACTTCAACGGCGATGGCAACCTCGATCTCGTCGTCCTGAATGGCGGCGACAACACAGCCGGGCTTCTGCTTGGCAAAGGTGATGGCACCTTTCAGACCGAGGTGACTTACGCTACTGGAAACACTCCATTCTCTGCGACTGTGGGAGACTTCAATGGCGATGGTCTTCCCGATCTGGCGGTGGCGAATCTTGGTGGTAACGCGGTGAGTGTCCTGCTCAATGCCGGCGGCGGTACCTTCACTCCACAAGTAACATATGCGACAGGAACTGAACCTAGCTCGGTGGTAGCGCTGAGTGTTGATGGGACCGGAAGGCAAAGCCTTGCTGTCGCGAATTACACCGCGAACACAGTCAGCCTGCTAATTGGAAATGGCAATGGAACTTTCCAATCGCAGGTAGCCTTTCCTTCCGCAACCGCTCCGTACCAGCTTGCGGTCGCAGACTTCAATGGCGATGGGAAGCTGGACCTCTCAGTGACAACCTTTGGGAGCAATACGGTAAACATCCAATTGGGAACGCAGACAGCAATCGTGCCGCTCAATGGCGTCGCTCTAACAGGTGCCAGCGGATCGCACCAGGTTCAGGCAAGCTACATTCCCGGAGGTGTTGATTCCTACAGTACCTCGTTGTCTGCCATCCCTCTTGTCAAATAG